The genomic interval CGTGGCCGGGACGTGCGACGACTTCGACCTCTGTACGACCGGCGACACGTGCGCGGCCGGTGCGTGCGTCGGGACGCCGACCGTGTGCACCGACAACGATGCGTGCAACGGACTCGAGACGTGCAACCTCGCCACTGGGGCGTGCGATCCGGGGGTGCCGCTCGTCTGCGACGACAACAACGTTTGTACGACCGACACCTGCGATCCGACGCTCGGCTGCGTCCATACGAACAACACCGACCCGTGTGACGACAACAACCTGTGCACCGACACCGACACCTGCGCCGGCGGGGTGTGTGCCGGAACGCTCACCGCGGCCGCGGTCGCCTGCAACGCGGGCAACGGAACCGTGTGCGACGGCCTCGAGATGTGCAATCCGGCGACGGGCGCCTGCGATCCGGGCGTGCCGCTCGCCTGCGACGACAACAACGTCTGCACCGACGATTCCTGCGATCCCGTCCTCGGATGCCAGCACGTGAACAACACCGGGACCTGCGACGACGGAACCGCCTGCACGACGGGTGACACCTGCACGGCCGGGGCCTGCGTCGGCGTGCCCGTCATCTGCGACAACGGCACGGTCTGCGACGGTCTCGAGACCTGCGACGCCGTGCTCGGTTGCCAGGCGGGGACGCCCCCCGACTGCGACGACCTCAACCCGTGCACCGACGACTCGTGCGACCCGATCCTCGGCTGCCAGCACGTCAACAACACGAACCCCTGCACGGACGGCACCGAGTGCACCGTGGGCGACGTGTGCACGGGCGGGCTCTGCCTCGGCGTGCCGCTCGTCTGCGACGACGGCGACGCCTGCAACGGCGCGGAGACGTGCGACGCCTTCCTCGGCTGCCAGCCCGGTACGCCGCCGGCGTGCGACGACAACAACAGCTGCACCGACGACACGTGCGTGTCGCCGGGCGGCTGCGTGTTCACGAACGACGATACGAACGGGTGCACCGACAACGACCTGTGCACCTCCGCCGACGCGTGCGTCGGCGGCGCGTGCGTCGGCTCGCCGGTCGTCTGCAGCAACAACGACGCCTGCGACGGCGTCGAGACGTGCAACGCGACGACGGGCCTCTGCGATCCGGGGACGCCGCTCACCTGCGACGACAACAACGCGTGCACTGACGACAGTTGCGATCCGGGCACCGGATGCGTGAACGCTCCGAACTCGAACCCATGCGACGACGGCTCGGCCTGCACGACCGGCGACACCTGCGCCGCGAGCGCCTGTGTCGGCACGCCCGTGCCGTGCGACGACAACAACGCGTGCAACGGCGTCGAGACGTGCGATCCGGCGCTCGGCTGCCAGATCGGCACGACGCTCGTCTGCAACGACGACGACGAGTGCACGGTGGACTCGTGCGATCCGGACGTCGGGTGCGTGAACGCGCCCTTCCCGAACGTCGCCGTGTGCCGCATGATCGCGCTGATCGATTTCCTGAACGCGACCGACGGCGATCTGCTCGGCGGCGCCTCGGCGAAGCGGCGCCTGCTGCGGCGCGCGAACGGCGCCCTGCGGGCGACCCAGCACTTCTACACCGGCAACCCGCGCCTCGCGCGCAACAATCAGCGGCGAGCGGAGCGGCGACTCAGTAGCTTCGTCCACATCGTCCAGACCGGTCTGATTCGCGGGACCATCGACACACCCACGGGGGATCACATCCTCGATCTCGCGACGCAGGCGGCCCTCGACCTGGCGAACGCGCTGCCATGACGATCACATCTCGCAGGGGGACGGGCCGCATGATGCTCCATCGATCACTGGCTGTCGTGGCGCTCGGCACGCTGCTGCTGGCCGCCCCGGCGCGGGGGGGCAACGTCCACTACGTCGACGACGATGGCATGGACGGGTTCAACTGCGCGGGAGCGCCATTCCGGACGATCAACGATGCGCTCGCGATCTCCGCGAACGGCGACGAGATCCGCGTCTGCCCGGGCGTATATCCGGAGCAGCTCGTGCTCAACCAGGACATCCGTCTGACCGGCGAGGCGTTCGGCAGCCGGCGCGCCGTCATTCGGCCCACGGCGCTGCCCGCGACGCTGCCGAGCCTCGAAGGCGGCAACCCGATCGCGGCAGCCATCCTCATCGACGGGTCGCTCGTCCGCATCACCGACATCGACATCGACCTCACCGACAACACCATGACGGCGTGCTCGCCGATGCTCGCCGGCGTGTACTTCCGCAACGCGAGCGGCTCCGCGATGCGGACGCAGATCCTGAACGCGTGGGTCCCCGGACGGCCCGATTGCGACAGCGGCATCGGCATCTTCGTCGAGAGCGGCGTGACGGACTACGTGCTCGGCCATCCGATCTTCGGGCGTGCGCGCGTCGTCGTCATCGACGCCGCGTTCGACAACTATCAGAAGGCCGGCCTGGTCGCGCACGGTCCGCGGACGGTGTTGAAGGTGCGCGGCGGTCACGCGACGGCGGGCGCGCCGGTCGACGGGGCCGCGGTACCGAACGGCTACCAGGTCGGGCTCGGCGCGCGCGGCAAGCTCGTCGACGCGATGTCGACCGGACACACCACGACGACGGCCGGCAAGCTCGGTGCGGGCATCCTCGCGTGGGATTCGGGCAAGTTCACGTTCCGGCGCGATACGGTCTCGGCGAACCAGGTGGGTATCTTCGTCGCCGGCAACGACGCGCGCGTGAAGCGCTCGATCCTCCACGATCAGACGTCGGACGGCATCGTGCTGCTCGGCGACTCGAACCTCGTGTCGGCGACCGAGATCGACGGGACGAGCGTCTCGGGATGTTTCGTCAACGGCGACCGCAATCTCCTGCGCGGCAGCTTCATCACGCATTCGCCGATCGGCATCTGGATCATCAACGGCATCGGGAACCTGTTCTTCGGCACGAACTTCGGCGACGTCCCGCTGGAGAGCCGCGGCGTCTACGGCGGCGTGCGGCCGCTGACGGAGCAGAACGCGGCCCCGCTGCTCACGAGCTGCAGCGCGACGAGCCTCACCTGCGACGACGGGGACCCGTGCAGCACCGACCTGTGCAACCTGATGACGGGCACGTGCAGCCACGGAGTGACCGTGTGCGACGACGCGATCGAGTGCACGACCGACGTCTGCGATCCGGTCGCAGGCTGCGTGTTCACGCCGGTTCCCGACGGCACCCCGTGCACGACCGGTACGGCGAACGTCTGCACCGGCGGCGTGTGCACCTGAGATAGCTGCGGGCGACCCCCGGGAAGGGGAGTCGCCCGCCTGTGCTCACACCCGGACGCGCGCGCCGGAGCTCAGCTGCCCGGCTCGAGGGTCGCCGTGATCGTCGGCGTCCCGAGGCCGTGCCACTCGTTCCAGTACCCGCTGTCCTTCTCCTTCAGCTTGAAGCTGCTGCCCAGCAGCGCATCGGGGCTGAACAGCCGGAGTCCCTTGCCCCATCCGCCGATGAACCCCTTCGGCCACTCGTAGAAGATCGTTTCGAGGACGCGCGCGCCGGTGCTGCTGTTCGTCATGTCCGGCGACGGCATCGCGCCCACCGCCTCGCATGGGCCGCAGGTGATCTGTCCCCAGAACCAGTCGTACTCGCTGGTGATCTGCTTGGAAGCGAGCTTGTAGCCCGGCTTTTCCACCTCGACGCGGTAGCTGTTGTCGCGCAGCAGACGCACGGTCGCCGGCGTGGTGACCTTGCGCTCCTTCTCTTCATCCAGGAAGCTCGGACCGCGCTCCGAGCTCTGCGCCGAGATCGTGGCCGTGGCGCCCGGCGGATTCGAGTCGATGCGCACGTCCTGGTAGGGACCGTGCACCAAGGTGGCGCAGCCGCCGAGCAGTGCCAGTGCGACCGCAAGGACGAGTGGCTCTCGCTTCATGACCATCCCCCTCTCGTGCCGGGACGCGCGAACGCGATCTCGGCTGTCACGGGAACCAAAACACCGACGTATCGTCGGCCGCAGCTCATTTCTTTCCGAGCACCGACTCCTTGAAGGTCTTCGCGACCGAGAATCCGACCTTCTTCCGCGCGGGGATCTTGATTGCCTCGCCGGTCTGCGGGTTGCGCCCCATGCGCGCCTTCATCTTGCGCAGGCGGAAGATCCCCAGACCCGGAATCTTCACGCTCTCACCCTTCTTCACGCTCTTGGTGATCGTATCGACGAGGTCGTTCAACAGCTCGTCGACCTGCTTGCGGCTGAACCCCGCGCCGTCCGCAAGCTTCGCGACCAGTTGCCCCTTCGTCATCCCAGCACCTCCGATACGTGCCCACAGTGGAGGAAAAGCGCGGCGCACCTTACGGCACGTACATGGCGAGTGTCAAGGAAACCCGCATGGCTCTAGGGCGATCGCGGTGTCCGCAAACACTGGCATCGTCGCGCGACGGTCGTCTGCATTTGCGACGCTTCCGACGAGGGTTTGCCGCAGCCCGCATTGCGGCTGACGTAGACTGAGGCGTCCCAGTGGCACCTCGATTGCAATTGTGCCAAGTTTCGCGAGGCATTCGTGCAAAACGTCGAGACCGGCAGCGTGGACGTGCGCGCACAACTCGAGCGGATCGTCTCCGCGTACACGGAGATCGATCGTCGCTTCACCGCTGCCGGCGGACTCGGCACGGTGCTGGGTCTCTACGAGCAGATCCGCCACGAGCTCGCGCGCGTATCGTACGACGAGCTCGATCGCATGACGCGCGAGATCAAGAGCGTCATCGACGCGTTGCTCAAGATGGACTACGAGCTGCGCAAGGTGAACAACCTCAAGGTCGCCTTCGACGCCGGGACGGTGGGGCCGGGGAGTGCGGGATGAGGCGCGGGAGCGCGAACGCGTCGAGTACGCCTACACCGGACAGGCCGTTTCGGAGCGACGGTGACCACGATCTCGGGTGAGGGTCGTCGCCGTCCGGCGACACAGGCGACGCCGTGGCGTCGTCCGGAGCGATAATCGCAATGGCGCACGAACTCGCGGCCACCCGGCGCGTCCGCAAGGGCGTCTTGCCCAGCCCGACCGCGGCCGGTGAACAGCGTGCGCCCGCGCCCGAAACCCAGCCCGAGTCGCCGGCGACGGCGCCGACCATCGGCGAGCGGGTCGTTGCGGACGTGCGGCACGAGATCGGAAACTACTTCCACAAGCTCTACTATTGGGCCGATTTCCTGACCGAGAGCCGAGCCGGCCGCGGCGGGGACGTGACCGCGACGCAGATGCTCGAAGGAACGATCCGCGGCCTGGAGGACCTGCTGCGCGCGACGCTCGAGTACGTGCGCCCGATCGCGGTCACCGCGATCCGGATGGCGGCGCGCGAGGTGGCGGACGGCATCGTCCGGCAGCTCGCGAGCGCCACGGCCGGGCGCACGATCGTCGTCGACGCGCGCGCCGACCTCGGCGAACGCAGCGTCCAGGTCGATCCCGGACGGCTGTCGCAGGTGCTCGGCCTGGTGGCGCGTCGCCTCGAGACGTGTACGGCGGAGGGGGCCCGCCTGCACGCCACGGTCGGCATCGACGCGCGCGCCGGCGGCGAAGTGCTCGTGGTTCGGATCATCGGAGCGGCTGCAGTCGTGTCCCCCGTGAGCTCGACGATGGCGGAGGTCGAGTGGGCGACGGCCGAGAACGTGGTGCGCACGTTTGGCGGCGAGCTCGTCGTGCAGGACGGTCCGGACGGCGGTACGAGCCTGGCTCTCGTGCTGCCGATTCGCGCCTGATCGCAGGGAGTATCGATGGAGACACGCATTCTCATTGTGGATGACGATCCGTTCATCTGCCGGCAGCTCGAGGAGCTCTACAGCTCGCAGCGCTACGCGGTGGCGTGCGCGGGAAATTCCACGGAGGGCCTGCGGCTCCTCGGCGAGCAGGATTTCTCCCTCGCGGTCGTCGACCTGAAGATCCCCGGGACGGACGGGATCGGTCTCACGCGCGAGATCAAGGATCGTTGGCCCGAGCTCGACGTGATCATGATCACGGGCTACGCGAGCATCAAGGGCGCCGTCGAGGCGATCAAGCAGGGCGCGAGCGACTACATCACGAAGCCCTTCCAGAAGGAGGAGATCCTCCTCGCCACCGAGAAGATCCTCGAGAAGCGCCGCCTGCTCGACGAGATCAACTACCTGCGCAGCCAGCTCTCGGACCGCTACTCGTTCGCGAACATGGTGAGCCGCAACCGCGTCATGCACGAGATCTTCGAGACGATCAGCGTGCTCGCGCAGAACGACGCCACCGTGCTCATCTACGGCGAATCGGGCACCGGCAAGGAGCTCGCCGCCCGCGCGATCCACTTCCAGGGCAAGCGGAAGAACGGCCGCTTCGTCGCCATCAACTGCGCCGCCTTTCCCGACACGTTGCTCGAGAGCGAGCTCTTCGGCTACGAGCGCGGCGCGTTCACGGGCGCGATTCACGACCGGGTGGGGAAGATCGAGCTGTCGAACGGCGGTACGCTCTTCCTGGACGAGATCGAGTCGATCTCGCTCAACATGCAGCTGAAGCTGCTGCGCATCCTCGAGGAGCGCCAGATCGAGAAGCTGGGCTCGAACCGTCTCATCAAGGTGAACATGCGCATCATCTGCGCGACCAACGTCGATCTGGCGTCGCTCGTCGCCGAGGGCCGCATGCGCGAGGACTTCTACTACCGCATCAACGTCGTGCCGATGCGGATCCCGCCGCTGCGCGAGCGCATCGAGGACATCCCGCTGCTGGTGGGCGAGTTCCTGCGCAACAGCGAGATGGCGAAGGACAAGGGGATCAACCGGCTCTCGAACCGCGCGCTCTCGCAGCTCATGAGCTACCAGTGGCCGGGCAACGTGCGCGAGCTCGGCAACGTCATCGAACGCGCCATCCTGCGCACGAGCGGTGCCGTGATCCGCGAGGTCGACCTGCCGGGCCACGCGAGCCTCGGCCGCGAAGCCGCCAACGGCAACGGCCGCCAGGCGGGCTACGACTTCGAGGTGCCGCTGAAGGAGTATCTACGGCGCGCCGAGAAGGACTACCTCGCGCGCGTCCTGCGGAAGTACCGTGGCGGCATCAACTTGTCGGCGAAGCACGCGCTGGTCGACGCCGCGACCTTGCATCGCAAGATGAAGCTCCACGGCCTGCGTCGCGAGGACTATCGCCACCGCGGCAAGGCCGATCCCGAGAGCCTCGCGAATTAGTTCCGACCCAAGACTTCGTCTTGGGTCGGGGCGAGGGTGGGGCGGCGGTGGTACGCGCGACCGAGGTGCCGCGGCCGGCGAAGCCCGGCGAAGCCGGCGGCATACGGGCACGCACAGGGCGCCCTTACGTCGGGGGGCGGGTGTGGATGCGCCGGCGGTCTGTCTGAGGGCGCGCCCGAAGGGCGGGGTCATGTCGTAGGGCTGCAGGACCGTGCGCGGGCGCGAGATGCTCTGGCGCGAGTGCGAGGGTCGCAGGGACCTCTGGACCGGCTGCGCGCTTCGCTTCCCGGCTCGCAGGAGCGCGAGAAACAGCGGCCGGACGCGGGCCTCTAGTTGGCGCAAAACGCCTGGAAAGTTCATTCGATAGCGCCGTCGAGCGTACCGTCCGTGGCACTGAAATTGCAGCCTGGTCCCTCATCATGAGGGGGCTCTCCGTCTGTCGCTCGCCTGCCGTGCGGTACGCAGTGCGCGATCAGGCTGGGCAGCCGCCTGGGGCCGGAGTAGTGTCTGCCGGCTCGACGGAGGCAGCGATGCGCAGCCAGGAGAGACAACGCGCGCCCTGGGCGATGGTCTTGATGTTCGCGGTGTGCGCCGCCGCGTGTGCCACGCACCACCCGCAGCCCGTCGACTCCAACGACGTCGCGACCGAGCCCGCCGCGGACGCTGCGCCGGAAGCAGTCGCCCCGGAGCCCGCCGCCCTGCTGCCGGCGGCGCCGCAGAGCACGACCGAGGACTACCGCATCCAGGCGTACGACGAGCTGCACGTGCGGTTCACGTACCAGCCGGAGCTGAACGAGCAGATCCCGGTGCGTCCCGACGGGCGCATCTCGCTCGCGACCACGGGCGAGATCGCGGTCATCGGCCTCACGCCCACCGAGCTCGAGCGGCTCGTCGAACGGCGATCGTCGCACCGGCTGCGGAAGCCGGAGGTCGTCGTCGTCGTCACCAAGGTCGCCGAGCAACGCGCGTACATCGGCGGCGAGGTGCTGCGGCCCGGCTACGTCGTCCTGCAGCGCGATATGACGCCGCTCCAGGCGGTGCTCCAGTCGGGCGGCTTCCGTCCCACGGCCAAGCTCGACAGCGTCGTCCTGATGACCCCGGGACCCGACGGGAGGTTCACCGCCGCTCGCATGAACATGGATCAGGTCGTGAACGACGGCGTGCCGGAGCGCGTGCGCTTGCATCCCGGCGACGTCGTCTACGTGCCCCGCACCTGGATCGCCGATGCGAACATCGTCGTCGACCAGTACGTGCGCGGCTTGATCCCGGCCCTGCCGCGCGTCGGCGTCGGCTACTCGCTCTCACAGTAACGGGGTATCGATGGCGACCATCCAGACGGTTCCCGAGACCACCATCGTGCCGGCGACGGCGATCGAGCGCGGCAGCGCGTCGACGCTGGCGGTCCGGAGCTTCCTGTACGCCGTGTTCAAGCATCAACGCCTCGTGCTCGGCGTCTTCCTCGTGATCTTCCTCGGGTCGGTCGTGGCCGCGCTCCTGCGCCCGAACCAGTGGCTCGCGTCGTCCAAGGTGCTGGTGAAGCTCGGCGAGACGGTACAGCTCGCGCCCGCCGAAGCCCCGTCCCGCAGCGTCAACATGCCGCTCAGCCAGGAGGTCGTGAAGACCGAGGCCGACATCGTCCGCAGCTACCAGGTCGTCGCCGAGGCGGTGAAGCGGCTCGACATGAAGCCGGAGTCGGGTACCGAGGCCGAGCTGATCAGCGGCCTGCAGGCGGGCCTCTCCGTGGCGCCCACGCCCGGCACGAACACGCTCCAGATCAGCTTCATCGGCAAGAACCCGGAGAAAGTCGCCCGCTTCGTCAACACGATCACGGACGTCTACGTCGATCACCACAACAAGGTGTACCGGCGGGAGGGCCTCGACGCGTTCTACGGCGAGCAGCTCCGCCTGCTCGAGAGCCAGATGAAGGAGGCGCAGGATCACCTGCGGACCTACCTGCGCGACAACAAGATCGTGGACGTGGAGCAGGAGATCCGGCTCCTCAACTCCGACGTGATGGAGCAGGACAAGGGCCTCAAGGCGCACCGCGCGAAGATCGCCGCGACCCAGCGCAAGCTCGCGCAGGTCGAAGAGCAGATCAACGCGACGCCGCAGCAGATTCCGTTCGCGCAGGAGTACCTCACGAACCCGACGAAGCTGGCATTCAAGAGCAAGCTCGCCGAGCTCGAGGTGGAACGCATCCAGCTCCTGCAGCGCTATCTCCCGGCCGATCGCTCGGTGCAGGACGTCAGCGAGAAGATCGCGAACCTCAAGGGGCGCACCGACGCCGAGCAGGAGCACATCCTCAACAAGGAAACGATCCGCCACAACGAGCTCTACTCCGAGCTCGAGCGCAACCGCCTCTCGCTCCAGGCCCTCCTCGCCGACGCGCAGGCGCGCGAGCCCTCGCTCGCGAGCCGGCTCGAGGCGGGCAAGCAGCGCCTGGCCGACCTCGCCGACAAGCAGTTCACGATCGCGAACCTCCAGCAGGAGGCCGACCAGAAGAAGTACGCGTACGACACGTACTTCAAGAAGCAGGAAGAGGCGCGCATCACCGAGGCGATGACCGACCAGAGCCTCGTCAACGTCAGCGTCTTCGATCGCGCCGTGCCGCCGATCGAGCCGCAGAACGGGGTCCTCCTGCCCCTCCTGCTCGGCATCATCGGCGGACTCGCCCTCGCGACCGCGATGGCCGTGGCCGTGGAGTTCCTGTCGCGGCGGCTGCGCTTCGAGGAAGAAGTCGAACGCTACCTCGAGCTCCCCGTCCTCGCGGTCATTCCCGACCTCGAGTCGACGCCCGACCTGGCACAGCCCTGAGATCCGGAGACCCGCTGAGATGAGTCGCATCTACGACGCGCTGAAGAAGCTCGAAGCCGAGCGCACCGGAGGGGGTGGGGGCAACGGTCATGGCGGCGGGGAGGGCAACGGTCACGGCAACGGCAATGGGCACGGCGGCAACGGCGGCGCGCGGCGCCGCTTGTGGCAATGGCTGTTCGGCAACGGACGCACCAAGACGAACGGCGCGCTCAGCCTCAACTTCCAGCTCGGCCCCGATCTCGAAGAGGCCTACCAGCGGCTCGGGACGAACCTGCTCGTCTCGCCCGGCGCGACGGTCGCGCAGGGGCCGAAGCTCCTCGGCGTCGCGGCCTCGCGCCACGGCGAAGGCGCGACCACCACGGCGGCCGTCTTCGCGTCGATCCTCACGCGACGGCGCGGCGGACGCGTGTGCGTCGTCGAGGCGAACCTCCGATCGCCCAGCTTCGAGCGCGTGTTCGGCGCCCACCCGGAGGGCGGGTTCGCCGAGCTGATCCGCGGCGAGCGCACCCTCGCCGAGGTGACGCAGTCGACGCAGGTGCCGAACATGTTCGCGATCCCGTGCGGCCAGGCGCCGCTCGGGGCCTCGGCGCTCTTCGACTCGGCCGGGCTCGCCGCGGCCCTCGAGCAGCTCCGGGGCGCGTTCGACTTCGTGATCTTCGACCTCCCGCCCGTGAACCTCTACGGTGAGGCCTCCATCATCGGCCCCCGGCTCGACGCTGCGCTGATCGTCATCGAGGCCGATCGCACGCGCATCCCCGAGGTGGAGCGCAGTCGTCGGGCGCTCGAGCGCGTGGGCGTGAAGCTCGTGGGCTCGGTGCTCAATCGCCGTCGCACCTACATCCCGGCTTTCCTCGAGGAGCTACTCTAGGGCACGCCCGCGCGCCCGAGCCCCTCGCTGCGAGCGTTCCGCATGCCCGTGACCGCGACGACCTACGATCGTCCCGAAGGTGCGCCGCTCGTGGTGCGCCTCGCGATCGCGCTCGGCCTGCCCATGGTCGGCGCGATGACCGTCGCGGGCACCTACTTCGGCAAGGAGATCCTCATCTGCGCCGGGTGGATCGCGCTCTCGGTCGTGGGCTTCCTGTTCGTGCGGCCGGTCGTCGGGATCGCGATGATGACGGCGGCGTTCCTGCTCGCGGCCTATCCGACGCTGCTCCAGTCGCTCGGCATGCTCACCATCAACAACCTGCTGGGCCTCTGCTTCGTCGTGCTGCTCGCCATGCACGTCCTCGAGAAGCGCGACTTCTCGTTCCTGCGCAACCGCCAGGTGCAGATCTTCATCGTGATCGGCCTCCTGCTGCTCGCCGGCTCGATGTACGCCGACTGGATCTTTCCGACCCTGCGCAAGACGGTCGGCCGCGCGAAGGTCCTCGACAAGACCGAGGACATGTCGCACAACTTCATCGCGCGGCTGGTCTACCTCGTCTTCTTCATCGTCTTCGTCCGCGATCGGCGCGACATCCGGACGATGTTCCTGACGTTCATGCTGGCCTTGTTCGTGGCGGTGCCGTCGGCGCTCTACAACATGGCGACCGGAACGTTGAACCGCGGGTTCCGCATCGCCGCGAGCTTCACCTCGGGCGCCAACCCGAACCGCCTCGCGATGATCTGCCTCATCGAGATCGCGTGCTGGTGGTTCTGGTCGCGCGCGCGGCCGACGCTCGTGCGCCAGGCGCTCGCGCTCGGTGCGATGGCCGCGTCGACGATGGTGCTGTTCGGGACGGGGTCGCGCAGCGGGCTCCTCGGCGTCGGCGTGCTGGCGGTGCTCCTGCAGCGCAGCCCAAGGGGATTCCGCATCACGGCGCCGCAGATCGGCCTGCTGGCGGCCGCCGGTCTGTTCGCCGTCCTCACGATGGTGCCGGCGGAGAGCTGGGAGCGGATGATCAACTTCCTCCCGCAGCGCGGCGAGGTCGGCGCGACGTCGAACGTGATGCGCGAGGAGACGATCGAGCGGGCCTGGCAGATCTTCTGGGACTATCCGTTGTTCGGCATCGGGCTCGGGAATTTCCGCGAGGTGTCGCGCCAGATCTACCAGGACACGTTCTTCCGTCCGCCGCACAACTCCTATCTGTGGGCGGCCTCGGAGGGCGGCATCCTCGTGGTGATCGGCTACGTGGTGCTGTTCTGGGTCACGTGGCGAGACCTGCAGGTGATCACGCGGCTTGCCCACCGCGATCCGGAGATCGGGGCCGCGGCCGGCGCCATCCGCGTGATCTTCATCTTGTACGCCTTCTTCTCGGCGTTCGCCGACCTGTGGCTGAACCCGATAACCTACGCGATGATCGGCATGATCATCGTCATGCGGCGCTACGTGGAATCGCTGCCGGAGCCCGTACCGGTGCGCATCGTCGGCCGGCCCGGCATGGGAAGGCTCGCCGCGTGACGCGGGTCGCGTATTTCGCGCCGCTCCTCGCGACCGGCGGGACGCAACGACACCTGCAGCAGGTGTTGGGGCTCCTCGACCGGAGCCGCTTCACACCGGAGGTGTTCACGCTTCGACCCGGAGGCGAGGTCGAGAGCGAGCTGCGTCACGCGGGGATCGAAGTCACGACGTTGGACGTCCCCGGCAGCCTCACGACGCCGCGCGCGCTCAGCGCGGTCGTGCGCACGGCCCGCCGGCTCAAGGCCGAGGGGTGCGAGATCATCCACGGCTACCAATGGCGGCCGGCGCTCGTCGGAGCCCTCATCGGACGGCTCGCGCGAGTCCCGCTTCTGCTCGCGAGCAAGCGCAGCCTCACGGGCGCCGACGACGGGGCGCGTCGGGCCTGGCGCCGTATCGCGCGGCAGGTCGACACGGTGCTCGTGAACGCCGAAGCCCTCCGCACGGAGGGCGAGGCCCACGGCATGCGGTGCCGCTGGACGCTTCTCCAGAACGGCATCGACGCGGATGCGTTCCGTGTCGCCGTGGCGACGCCGGCGGCCAAGCGCGCGCTCGGCCTCGCATCGGACCGGCCCGTGGTCGGCACGGTCGGTCGCCTCGAGCCGCGCAAGGGCCAGGACGTCCTGCTCGCGGCGGTGAAGCGGCTCCGCCTCCGGCGCGGGGATCGCGCCCAGCTCCTCGTCGTTGGCGACGGTCCGTCGGCGCAGGAGCTGCGCCAACGGGCATCCGAGCTCGGGGTCGCGGGCGACGTCACGTTCACGGGCACCCTCGACGATGTGCGCCCGGCGCTCGCGGCGATGGACGTGTTCGCCCTCCCGTCGCGCGAGGAGGGGATGTCGAACGCGCTCATGGAAGCGATGGCCGCCGGCCGCCCCATCGTAGCGACCGACGTCGGAGGCAACGGCGAGGTGCTCGATCAGGGACGCCTCGGTGCGCTCGTGCCGCCCGACGATCCCGCCGGCCTCGCGGCCGCCATCGCCTCGATGCTGGACGAGCCCGAGCGCGCCGCACGCTTCGCCGAGGCCGCGCAGGCGGTCGTCGTCGCCCGCTGGGGCGCCCGCGCCATGGTGTCGCGCCTCGAGGCCTTCTACGACGAACGCCTGGCGGCGAACCGGAGGGCGGCGTGAGCCGCCCGACGCCCATCGGAGCGCGGCGCGGCGCGCGCCGCGCGGACGGGGGCTCCTGCGCAGGTGCCCTGCGGGCACCTGCTCTCAATCGGAGGGCGGCGTGAGCTCCGCAAACGGCGTGAGCCGCCAGCGCGTGTTCGTCGTCGGGCTCGACGCGGCGACGTGGGATCTGGTGATGCCCTGGGTCGAGGCCGGCGTGCTGCCGACGCTGCGACGTCTCATCGACGCCGGGGTGCACGCGCCGCTGCGCTCGACGCTGCCCGCGCTGACGCCCCCGGGATGGACCTCGGCCGCCACCGGTCGCAATCCGGGCAAGCACAACATCTTCAACTTCTATCGTGGCCGTGCGGGGGGACTCTCGCCGGCGCCCGTGACGCCGGGCGACCTGCGCAGCCCGCGGGTCTGGGACATCGTCGCGCAGCACGGGCGTCGCAGCGTCGTGCTCCGCATGCCGCTCACGTATCCGCCGCA from Candidatus Eisenbacteria bacterium carries:
- a CDS encoding O-antigen ligase family protein yields the protein MPVTATTYDRPEGAPLVVRLAIALGLPMVGAMTVAGTYFGKEILICAGWIALSVVGFLFVRPVVGIAMMTAAFLLAAYPTLLQSLGMLTINNLLGLCFVVLLAMHVLEKRDFSFLRNRQVQIFIVIGLLLLAGSMYADWIFPTLRKTVGRAKVLDKTEDMSHNFIARLVYLVFFIVFVRDRRDIRTMFLTFMLALFVAVPSALYNMATGTLNRGFRIAASFTSGANPNRLAMICLIEIACWWFWSRARPTLVRQALALGAMAASTMVLFGTGSRSGLLGVGVLAVLLQRSPRGFRITAPQIGLLAAAGLFAVLTMVPAESWERMINFLPQRGEVGATSNVMREETIERAWQIFWDYPLFGIGLGNFREVSRQIYQDTFFRPPHNSYLWAASEGGILVVIGYVVLFWVTWRDLQVITRLAHRDPEIGAAAGAIRVIFILYAFFSAFADLWLNPITYAMIGMIIVMRRYVESLPEPVPVRIVGRPGMGRLAA
- a CDS encoding glycosyltransferase, whose translation is MTRVAYFAPLLATGGTQRHLQQVLGLLDRSRFTPEVFTLRPGGEVESELRHAGIEVTTLDVPGSLTTPRALSAVVRTARRLKAEGCEIIHGYQWRPALVGALIGRLARVPLLLASKRSLTGADDGARRAWRRIARQVDTVLVNAEALRTEGEAHGMRCRWTLLQNGIDADAFRVAVATPAAKRALGLASDRPVVGTVGRLEPRKGQDVLLAAVKRLRLRRGDRAQLLVVGDGPSAQELRQRASELGVAGDVTFTGTLDDVRPALAAMDVFALPSREEGMSNALMEAMAAGRPIVATDVGGNGEVLDQGRLGALVPPDDPAGLAAAIASMLDEPERAARFAEAAQAVVVARWGARAMVSRLEAFYDERLAANRRAA